A genomic segment from uncultured Vibrio sp. encodes:
- the phnG gene encoding phosphonate C-P lyase system protein PhnG, with product MMQIRHNISQEERQQWMKELSLAPFDQLSELWEAFSDKPSYKHLRATESGLVQVRGKLGNTGDRFNMGDVTMTRASIALENGFNGFAYVQGRNKQHADIAAVLDALMQSDLAPTVNEMILGPLNQLRMERRRAATEETLKTKVDFFTLVRGEDE from the coding sequence ATGATGCAAATCCGTCACAATATAAGTCAGGAAGAACGTCAGCAGTGGATGAAAGAACTGTCACTTGCACCGTTCGACCAACTATCAGAACTTTGGGAAGCATTTTCAGATAAACCTTCCTACAAACACCTAAGAGCAACCGAAAGTGGATTGGTACAGGTGCGCGGGAAACTGGGCAACACTGGTGACCGTTTCAATATGGGTGATGTCACAATGACTCGTGCATCTATTGCTTTGGAAAACGGATTTAATGGATTCGCCTATGTGCAGGGACGTAACAAACAGCACGCAGATATTGCTGCTGTTCTAGATGCGTTGATGCAAAGCGATTTAGCTCCAACCGTCAATGAAATGATTCTTGGCCCGTTGAATCAACTTCGCATGGAACGTCGTCGCGCTGCGACAGAAGAGACACTAAAAACTAAGGTGGATTTCTTCACTTTGGTGCGCGGGGAGGACGAATAA
- the phnM gene encoding alpha-D-ribose 1-methylphosphonate 5-triphosphate diphosphatase has protein sequence MILTNAKLVLSNEVVEGTLYVEDGKIVNVVKGMSSDPQAIDCNGDYIIPGLVELHTDHMEKYFSPRPNAAWPERSALTAFDGICAASGITTVLDAVTVGYVNDGGTRLANLSRMVKAVKSAKDFRCRVDHMLHLRCEVPNESTVSLFDELFEPEVVKLVSIMDHSPGQRQFPTLEQYRSYYQQKYGWDDKKMAEFEVEQTEQARLYSAVNRRAIVDKCRIAGIPMASHDDGLEEHVTESKEDGMVVAEFPTTLTAAKASHEQGLKVLMGAPNVVRGGSHSGNIAAHKLAELGVLDILSSDYYPASLLQAAFKIEALQNDYDLPKAIALVTTNPAEALGMKDRGLIEAGRIADLVRVEVDRDFPMVKQVYKNGQLIF, from the coding sequence ATGATTCTTACCAACGCAAAATTAGTACTAAGCAACGAAGTCGTCGAAGGTACGCTTTACGTTGAAGATGGCAAAATTGTCAATGTTGTTAAAGGAATGAGCTCAGATCCACAAGCGATCGATTGTAACGGTGATTACATTATTCCGGGGTTGGTAGAGTTACATACTGACCACATGGAAAAGTACTTTTCCCCACGCCCTAATGCTGCTTGGCCTGAACGTTCAGCGCTTACAGCGTTTGACGGTATTTGTGCGGCAAGCGGTATTACGACGGTCCTGGATGCAGTAACTGTCGGCTACGTTAATGATGGTGGTACACGTTTAGCAAACCTATCACGTATGGTTAAAGCGGTGAAAAGTGCTAAAGATTTTCGTTGTCGCGTTGACCATATGCTGCATCTGCGTTGTGAAGTTCCAAATGAATCTACAGTTTCTCTGTTTGACGAACTGTTTGAACCAGAAGTGGTTAAGTTGGTTTCAATTATGGATCACTCTCCGGGTCAGCGTCAGTTCCCAACTCTTGAACAATATCGTTCTTACTACCAACAGAAATACGGTTGGGATGATAAGAAAATGGCAGAGTTTGAAGTTGAACAAACCGAGCAAGCGCGTTTGTATTCAGCAGTAAACCGCAGAGCTATCGTTGATAAATGCCGTATCGCCGGTATTCCTATGGCCTCTCACGACGATGGCTTAGAAGAACACGTAACAGAGTCTAAAGAAGATGGCATGGTGGTCGCAGAATTCCCAACGACATTAACCGCAGCAAAAGCTTCTCACGAGCAAGGTCTGAAAGTATTGATGGGAGCCCCCAACGTTGTTCGTGGTGGTTCCCATTCTGGCAATATTGCAGCTCATAAACTGGCTGAGTTAGGTGTGCTGGATATTCTGTCATCAGATTACTATCCAGCAAGTTTGTTACAAGCGGCATTTAAGATAGAAGCACTACAGAATGATTACGATCTACCTAAAGCGATAGCGTTGGTAACGACTAATCCGGCTGAAGCTCTGGGCATGAAAGATCGCGGTTTAATTGAAGCCGGGCGAATCGCCGATTTGGTGCGTGTTGAAGTTGACCGAGACTTTCCAATGGTGAAGCAAGTATACAAAAATGGTCAGTTAATCTTCTAG
- a CDS encoding putative 2-aminoethylphosphonate ABC transporter substrate-binding protein has translation MDYKIKTSALLLVLAAPMANAATELTVYTALESDQLSQYKKAFESQYPDIEIKWVRDSTGIMTAKILAEKDNPQADVVWGLSATSMMVFDNLNMLQSYQPKGSDELYDSFRDMSDNPTWIGMDAWIAGICVNTIELEKNNLEMPKSWADLTKPEYKGHIVMPNPSSSGTGFLDVSAWLQLFGEEKGWSYMDKLHENIARYTHSGSQPCHLAATGETTMGVSFAFRGAKLKKQKAPIDLVFPTEGIGWDMEAAAIVKGTDQLEAAKKLMDFAVSKDANKLYNESYAVVALPGVAKPVEHYPEKPEAMMIKNNFKWAAANRDSILKEWINRYDSKSDAKN, from the coding sequence ATGGACTACAAGATAAAAACCAGTGCTTTGTTGCTTGTTTTGGCTGCTCCAATGGCAAATGCTGCAACGGAACTCACTGTATATACTGCATTAGAATCTGATCAGCTAAGCCAATACAAAAAAGCGTTTGAATCACAATACCCAGATATCGAAATTAAATGGGTTCGCGACTCTACCGGTATCATGACGGCTAAGATCCTCGCTGAAAAAGACAACCCACAAGCGGACGTTGTTTGGGGGCTTTCTGCAACAAGTATGATGGTTTTTGACAACCTTAATATGCTGCAATCATACCAGCCAAAAGGCAGTGACGAACTTTACGATAGCTTCCGCGACATGAGCGATAACCCAACATGGATTGGCATGGATGCTTGGATTGCTGGTATCTGTGTCAACACGATTGAACTAGAAAAAAACAATTTGGAAATGCCTAAATCATGGGCTGATCTAACAAAACCAGAATACAAAGGTCACATTGTGATGCCTAACCCTAGTTCTTCAGGAACGGGATTCCTAGATGTATCAGCTTGGCTGCAATTGTTTGGAGAAGAGAAAGGCTGGAGCTACATGGACAAGCTTCATGAAAATATTGCTCGTTATACCCACTCTGGTTCTCAGCCGTGTCACTTAGCTGCTACAGGTGAAACAACGATGGGTGTTTCATTTGCTTTCCGCGGCGCTAAACTGAAGAAACAAAAAGCACCAATCGACCTAGTATTCCCAACAGAAGGTATCGGCTGGGATATGGAAGCCGCAGCGATTGTTAAAGGTACTGATCAGCTCGAAGCGGCTAAGAAGCTAATGGATTTCGCAGTAAGTAAAGATGCGAACAAGCTTTATAACGAGTCTTACGCTGTTGTTGCACTTCCTGGTGTGGCTAAGCCCGTTGAGCACTACCCTGAAAAGCCAGAAGCTATGATGATTAAGAACAACTTCAAGTGGGCAGCAGCGAACCGCGATTCAATTTTAAAGGAATGGATCAATCGTTACGATAGTAAGTCAGATGCTAAAAATTAA
- a CDS encoding carbon-phosphorus lyase complex subunit PhnI, with amino-acid sequence MYVAVKGGENAINAAHKLLATKRRGDTSVTELTVEQLQHQMPLAVDRIMNEGGIYDRELAALAMKQASGDMIEAIFLLRAFRTTLPRFGSALAVDTEQMQIERRVSATFKDLPGGQILGPTYDYTHRLLDFSLMAGCPENAEKIQLQSEKVDANPSKPDSLQCANAFDWIAKAGLLVEEQDSGTEPFDLTESPLEFPASRSTRMQNLIRGDEGFLIGMAYSAIRGYGDSHPFCGEMRTGLSEISFVPEELGFEVCIGEIQLTECQMINGYSSSQEEPKFTRGYGLTFGRAETKALAVALVDRSLQAKDYGEEASSPAQNEEFILYHSDIIDAVGFVSHFRLPHYVDFQSELHMLREMHAKQSIKKEQ; translated from the coding sequence ATGTATGTAGCAGTAAAAGGCGGTGAAAATGCCATTAATGCCGCGCATAAATTATTGGCAACAAAACGCCGAGGAGACACATCTGTAACAGAGCTGACTGTTGAACAGCTACAGCATCAGATGCCGCTGGCGGTTGACCGCATTATGAATGAAGGCGGAATCTACGATCGCGAGTTGGCCGCACTGGCGATGAAACAAGCGAGTGGTGACATGATTGAAGCGATATTCTTGCTTAGGGCGTTTCGTACCACGTTGCCTCGTTTTGGTTCTGCACTTGCGGTTGATACAGAACAAATGCAGATTGAGCGCCGCGTATCTGCAACCTTTAAAGATCTACCGGGGGGGCAAATTCTCGGTCCCACTTATGACTATACCCATCGTTTGCTGGATTTTTCGCTGATGGCGGGCTGCCCTGAGAACGCCGAAAAGATTCAGCTACAGAGCGAAAAGGTTGATGCAAACCCTTCAAAGCCAGATTCGCTGCAATGTGCCAACGCGTTCGACTGGATTGCCAAAGCAGGATTATTGGTTGAAGAGCAAGATTCGGGTACTGAACCATTTGATTTAACAGAATCACCGTTAGAATTCCCAGCGTCTCGCAGTACGCGTATGCAGAACCTGATTCGTGGTGATGAAGGTTTCCTTATCGGCATGGCTTACTCCGCTATTCGTGGTTACGGCGATTCACACCCATTCTGTGGCGAAATGCGTACCGGTTTAAGTGAAATCAGCTTTGTACCAGAAGAACTGGGTTTCGAAGTGTGCATTGGTGAAATTCAACTAACAGAATGCCAAATGATCAACGGTTACTCCTCTTCGCAAGAAGAACCCAAGTTTACTCGTGGATATGGTCTGACATTTGGTCGCGCTGAAACTAAAGCCTTAGCGGTTGCACTGGTTGATCGTTCATTACAGGCAAAAGACTACGGTGAGGAAGCATCATCTCCAGCACAGAATGAAGAATTCATTCTTTACCATAGTGACATCATCGATGCGGTTGGCTTCGTGTCTCACTTTAGATTGCCTCACTACGTCGATTTCCAATCAGAACTTCACATGCTTCGTGAAATGCATGCAAAGCAGTCGATTAAAAAGGAACAGTAA
- the phnP gene encoding phosphonate metabolism protein PhnP, which translates to MKFTLLGTGNGAMLPVYGCDCKACTRANDNAQYCRNKSSAMVEHNGKTLLIDANLPDLLQRFPSGSIDRILLTHYHIDHVQSLFDLREGVGTPIPVCGPDDLLGCDNLYKYPGILKFQPPFAAFQTLEWQGISITTIPLNHSRTCLGYVFNWRDKRIAYLTDTYGLNDTAIQWFQDNPVEWMFIDCGYMPFEVRGNIATKNHSTFEQIEDIQRRCKPKYLRLLHISHTFEAWAMDNCGYFSDVLDMAHDGQSIDYSD; encoded by the coding sequence ATGAAATTTACTTTATTGGGTACAGGCAATGGTGCGATGTTGCCTGTCTATGGGTGCGATTGCAAAGCGTGTACCCGTGCAAACGACAACGCTCAATATTGCCGAAATAAAAGCTCTGCTATGGTGGAGCATAATGGAAAAACGTTACTGATTGATGCAAACTTACCCGATCTCCTTCAACGATTTCCCTCCGGCAGCATCGATAGAATACTATTAACTCACTACCACATTGACCATGTACAAAGTCTGTTTGACTTGAGAGAAGGAGTAGGAACACCAATCCCTGTCTGTGGACCAGATGACCTACTTGGCTGTGACAACCTCTACAAATATCCCGGTATTCTAAAATTTCAGCCCCCCTTTGCCGCTTTTCAAACACTTGAATGGCAGGGTATTTCAATAACAACCATTCCCCTGAATCATTCAAGAACGTGTTTAGGCTATGTGTTCAATTGGCGTGATAAACGTATTGCCTATTTAACGGATACCTATGGCCTCAATGATACTGCTATTCAGTGGTTTCAGGATAACCCCGTTGAATGGATGTTTATTGATTGTGGCTACATGCCTTTTGAGGTAAGAGGAAATATAGCAACAAAAAACCACAGTACATTTGAACAAATCGAAGATATTCAACGACGATGCAAGCCAAAATATCTACGTTTGCTGCATATCAGTCATACCTTTGAAGCATGGGCAATGGACAATTGCGGCTATTTTTCTGACGTACTAGATATGGCACATGATGGTCAATCGATCGATTACTCAGACTGA
- the phnH gene encoding phosphonate C-P lyase system protein PhnH: MSTSTLISGFENPVLDSLNNFRKLADVIARPGSVAELPQLIGPQGMYKTSFSFLLTLLDTKSSLYLSEEYRIDSVTKNVAFHCNCSCDVSADKADFALMNGANPIDFNQFNAGSARDPHQSTSLIIEIDKIASTKEESLETKLVLSGPGIQTEHAVSLKGLHSSFVDYLTHRTHAFPTGLDMFLMTEDKVMAIPRTTHVKIAEAETCM, translated from the coding sequence ATGTCGACCAGTACATTAATTTCCGGTTTTGAAAACCCTGTATTAGACAGTCTTAATAACTTTCGAAAATTGGCCGATGTGATTGCCCGTCCGGGTAGCGTCGCTGAGTTACCCCAGTTAATTGGCCCGCAAGGCATGTACAAGACCAGCTTCAGTTTTTTGCTTACCTTATTAGATACTAAGTCCTCACTTTACTTGAGTGAAGAGTACCGAATTGACTCAGTAACAAAAAACGTTGCGTTTCATTGTAACTGTTCATGCGATGTCTCCGCTGATAAAGCAGATTTTGCGTTGATGAATGGTGCAAATCCAATCGACTTTAATCAGTTCAACGCGGGCAGCGCTCGCGACCCACACCAAAGTACTTCTCTGATCATCGAAATTGACAAAATTGCTTCAACAAAAGAAGAGAGTTTGGAAACCAAACTCGTACTGTCAGGGCCGGGTATTCAGACTGAACATGCAGTTTCGCTGAAAGGATTGCATTCAAGTTTTGTTGATTACTTAACTCACCGTACACACGCCTTCCCAACTGGTCTGGACATGTTCTTGATGACCGAGGACAAAGTCATGGCAATACCACGTACCACTCACGTAAAAATTGCGGAGGCAGAAACATGTATGTAG
- the phnK gene encoding phosphonate C-P lyase system protein PhnK, whose translation MLHLDEKPILEVKNVSKLYAENKGCQKVNFELYAGEVLGIVGESGSGKSTLLKLLSGQLESDAGEVLYIDRQANLHSLFEMPVSDQRKLLRTEWGVVHQHPSDGLRMNISAGGNIGERLMAIGERHYGDIRQESIEWMASVELTADRVDDKPSQFSGGMQQRLQIAKNLVTKPRLVFMDEPTGGLDVSVQAKFLDLLRRLVIELKVAVIFVTHDLGVARLLADRLLVMRSSEVVEQGLTDQILDDPQHAYTQLLVSSIVR comes from the coding sequence ATGCTGCACCTTGATGAAAAACCGATTCTTGAAGTAAAGAACGTTTCAAAACTATACGCAGAAAATAAAGGCTGCCAAAAAGTCAATTTCGAACTTTATGCCGGTGAAGTGCTTGGCATTGTTGGCGAGTCAGGGTCTGGTAAGTCAACGCTATTGAAACTGTTATCAGGGCAATTGGAATCAGATGCAGGTGAAGTGCTGTATATCGACCGTCAAGCGAACCTGCATTCACTGTTTGAAATGCCAGTGAGCGACCAACGAAAGCTGCTTCGCACAGAATGGGGCGTTGTACACCAACATCCAAGTGATGGTTTGCGCATGAACATTTCTGCTGGAGGGAATATTGGTGAGCGTTTAATGGCTATTGGTGAGCGTCACTACGGTGATATTCGACAAGAGAGTATCGAGTGGATGGCATCGGTAGAGCTGACTGCTGATCGTGTCGACGACAAACCATCCCAATTTTCTGGTGGCATGCAGCAACGTCTGCAAATAGCGAAAAACCTGGTGACTAAACCTCGTCTTGTATTCATGGATGAACCAACCGGCGGTTTGGACGTGTCGGTTCAGGCTAAATTCTTAGATTTACTGCGTCGTCTGGTTATCGAACTGAAAGTTGCGGTGATCTTTGTGACTCATGATTTGGGCGTTGCCCGTTTACTGGCTGATCGCTTATTGGTTATGCGCAGCAGTGAAGTTGTAGAGCAGGGATTAACCGATCAAATTCTTGATGATCCTCAACACGCGTATACCCAGCTTCTGGTTTCTTCAATCGTAAGGTAA
- the trpB gene encoding tryptophan synthase subunit beta — MNNSFDYPMPNNEGFFGEYGGSFVPPELEQIMRDINAAYEECSKDPEFKAELARLYKHFVGRPSPIFHAENLSKKYGADIYLKREDLNHTGAHKINHCLGEAILAKKMGKKKLIAETGAGQHGVALATAAALVGLECDIYMGEVDIAKEHPNVVRMRILGANVIPATHGRKTLKEAVDAAFEAYLKDPETQLYAIGSVVGPHPFPKMVRDFQSIIGNEARVQFKEMTGTLPNNLVACVGGGSNAMGLFSAFLEDEQVAIHGVEPAGRSLDKVGEHAATLSLGEPGIMHGFKSYMLKDEQGEPQEVYSVASGLDYPSVGPQHSYLKDIGRVNYGSINDDEAIDAFFELSREEGIIPAIESSHAVAYAIKLAKQGETGSILINLSGRGDKDIDFVVENYGAKYGIESLI, encoded by the coding sequence ATGAATAACTCTTTCGACTACCCTATGCCCAACAATGAAGGATTCTTTGGCGAATATGGCGGCAGCTTTGTCCCACCAGAACTTGAGCAAATCATGCGAGACATCAACGCTGCCTATGAAGAATGTAGTAAAGATCCTGAATTTAAAGCAGAGTTGGCACGCCTATACAAACACTTTGTCGGTCGACCGAGCCCTATTTTCCATGCCGAAAACTTATCCAAAAAGTACGGTGCCGATATTTATCTGAAACGTGAAGATCTCAACCACACTGGTGCCCATAAAATAAACCACTGTTTAGGGGAAGCCATTCTCGCTAAAAAGATGGGTAAGAAGAAACTGATCGCAGAAACTGGTGCTGGTCAACATGGCGTTGCGCTGGCGACGGCAGCAGCACTTGTCGGATTAGAATGTGATATTTATATGGGCGAAGTAGATATCGCTAAAGAGCATCCAAACGTAGTTCGAATGAGAATCCTCGGTGCGAATGTGATTCCCGCAACTCACGGACGCAAAACACTGAAAGAAGCTGTCGACGCGGCGTTTGAAGCCTATTTGAAAGATCCAGAAACTCAACTCTACGCCATTGGCTCTGTGGTGGGCCCTCACCCATTCCCTAAAATGGTTCGCGACTTTCAGTCTATTATCGGTAACGAAGCACGAGTTCAATTTAAAGAAATGACGGGTACATTACCGAATAACCTCGTAGCATGCGTGGGCGGTGGTTCCAATGCGATGGGCTTATTCAGTGCCTTTTTGGAAGACGAACAGGTCGCGATTCACGGTGTTGAGCCTGCAGGCCGCTCTTTAGACAAAGTAGGTGAACACGCAGCAACTCTTAGCTTAGGCGAACCGGGCATCATGCATGGTTTTAAATCTTACATGCTCAAAGATGAGCAAGGAGAACCTCAAGAAGTTTACTCAGTAGCAAGTGGACTAGACTACCCATCTGTTGGCCCGCAGCATAGTTACCTAAAAGATATTGGGCGAGTGAATTACGGTTCGATCAACGACGACGAAGCAATAGACGCCTTCTTTGAACTGTCTCGTGAAGAAGGCATTATTCCTGCGATTGAATCGTCGCATGCAGTGGCTTATGCAATAAAGCTGGCCAAACAAGGTGAAACAGGTTCGATTCTTATCAACCTGTCTGGCCGCGGTGATAAAGACATCGATTTTGTAGTCGAAAACTACGGTGCGAAATACGGGATTGAATCGCTGATCTAA
- a CDS encoding GTP-binding protein encodes MSNRVPTNILTGFLGSGKTTTILNLLKKKPEDENWAVLVNEFGEIGIDGALMTDQGALIKEVPGGCMCCTAGVPMSVGITALLRQKPDRLLIEPTGLGHPKQVIATLTSEQYQPYVDLKATIALVDPRNLSDEKHLSNQNFVDQLDCADVVIGSKIDLCSSHDIDVFNDWITDQSPSKVFSKLIHDGDLPIEVLDIERVHGGASSQIESHHHDHAHQEPQFQLPPGEAFIRKENKGQGYFSCGWLFGAEHTFDFDQLFSMLSALTAERVKAVVNTDRGCYAFNVANTVVTVNEISLEGFESRLEVIDSQLLPWDELERVLVKLAGIEQQ; translated from the coding sequence ATGTCAAATCGAGTACCTACCAATATACTCACTGGTTTTTTGGGATCAGGTAAAACGACGACGATCTTAAACCTTCTGAAGAAAAAGCCAGAAGACGAAAATTGGGCCGTCTTAGTTAATGAATTCGGTGAGATTGGTATTGATGGCGCTTTGATGACCGATCAAGGTGCGTTGATAAAAGAAGTCCCTGGCGGTTGTATGTGCTGTACAGCAGGCGTTCCTATGTCAGTGGGCATCACCGCTTTGTTACGTCAAAAGCCCGATCGTTTGCTTATTGAGCCGACGGGACTTGGTCATCCAAAGCAAGTTATCGCCACATTGACGTCTGAGCAGTATCAACCTTATGTTGATCTTAAAGCAACAATCGCACTGGTGGACCCGCGTAATTTGAGTGATGAAAAGCATCTTTCAAATCAGAACTTCGTTGATCAACTAGATTGCGCGGATGTGGTTATCGGTAGCAAAATCGATCTTTGTTCGAGCCATGATATTGATGTATTTAATGACTGGATCACCGATCAGTCACCATCAAAAGTGTTTAGCAAGCTGATTCACGACGGTGATCTACCCATTGAAGTGTTAGATATTGAACGAGTGCATGGCGGCGCTTCTTCGCAGATTGAATCTCATCATCATGATCACGCGCATCAAGAACCACAATTTCAGCTACCACCGGGCGAAGCCTTCATTCGAAAAGAGAATAAGGGGCAGGGTTATTTTAGTTGTGGTTGGTTGTTTGGCGCAGAACACACGTTCGATTTTGATCAGCTTTTCTCGATGCTGTCAGCCTTAACGGCAGAGCGAGTCAAAGCCGTGGTGAACACAGACCGAGGTTGCTACGCATTTAATGTCGCAAATACTGTGGTTACGGTTAATGAGATCAGCCTTGAAGGTTTTGAGTCGAGATTAGAAGTGATTGATTCCCAGTTGCTTCCTTGGGATGAGTTAGAGCGTGTTCTAGTCAAACTTGCTGGTATAGAGCAGCAATAG
- a CDS encoding alpha-D-ribose 1-methylphosphonate 5-phosphate C-P-lyase PhnJ, which translates to MNDTYNYGYLDESTKRMIRRTILKAIAIPGYQVPFGGREMPMPYGWGTGGIQLTATLISPKDTLKVIDQGADDTTNAVSIRQFFRKVADAKTTEVTSEATIIQTRHRIPETPLTENQILVYQVPIPEPMRFIEPSEVETKTMHALEEYGVMRVKLYEDIARFGQIATSYDYPVIVNDRYLTNPSPIPKFDNPKLHMNPALQLFGAGREKRIHAIPPYTKVESLDFDDHPFEVQQWEESCAICGSHDSFLDEVVIDEEGNRTFICSDTDYCRQSLENQGKDNVDFVAFQKQQSGAE; encoded by the coding sequence ATGAACGATACCTATAACTACGGCTATTTGGATGAATCGACGAAACGCATGATTCGAAGAACGATTTTAAAAGCCATTGCGATTCCTGGTTACCAAGTCCCTTTTGGTGGACGAGAAATGCCAATGCCATACGGCTGGGGCACTGGTGGTATACAGCTTACTGCAACGTTGATTAGCCCTAAAGACACGTTAAAAGTGATTGACCAGGGTGCAGACGATACGACCAACGCGGTGAGTATTCGTCAGTTCTTCCGCAAAGTTGCGGACGCAAAAACCACTGAAGTGACGAGTGAAGCAACCATTATTCAGACGCGTCACCGTATTCCGGAAACACCGTTAACGGAAAACCAAATCTTAGTTTATCAGGTGCCAATTCCGGAACCGATGCGCTTTATAGAACCAAGCGAAGTGGAAACAAAAACCATGCACGCACTGGAAGAGTATGGAGTGATGCGAGTAAAACTGTATGAAGATATTGCGCGCTTCGGCCAAATAGCAACCAGTTACGATTATCCGGTAATTGTAAACGATCGTTACCTGACGAATCCGTCTCCGATTCCGAAGTTCGATAACCCTAAATTGCACATGAATCCCGCTTTGCAATTGTTTGGTGCGGGTCGTGAAAAACGTATTCACGCCATACCGCCATACACCAAAGTTGAGAGTTTGGATTTTGATGACCACCCGTTTGAAGTTCAGCAGTGGGAAGAATCATGCGCTATTTGTGGCTCTCACGATAGCTTCCTCGATGAAGTCGTCATTGATGAAGAGGGTAACCGAACCTTTATCTGTTCAGATACCGATTACTGCCGTCAAAGCCTTGAAAATCAGGGTAAAGATAATGTCGATTTTGTGGCATTTCAGAAACAACAATCAGGAGCTGAATAA
- the phnN gene encoding ribose 1,5-bisphosphokinase translates to MAKLFYVIGPSGAGKDSVIDKLKQQRTRNLVFAHRYITRSADAGGENYIELSLNEFELRQSLNLFSMHWQANNHCYGVGCEVDSWLGQGVDVVVNGSRGYLEQALERYGEVLIPVVIDVSNDVLEKRLRIRGRESDDDIEQRLKRANEFRTISLPENALILDNSGSLTDTVNQFLEQMVTV, encoded by the coding sequence ATGGCAAAATTGTTTTACGTTATCGGTCCCTCTGGGGCCGGTAAAGATAGCGTGATTGACAAGCTAAAGCAGCAAAGAACCAGAAATCTGGTCTTTGCTCACCGTTACATAACTCGTAGCGCTGATGCTGGTGGTGAAAATTATATTGAGCTTAGTTTAAACGAGTTTGAACTGCGCCAGTCGCTCAACCTCTTCTCGATGCACTGGCAAGCCAATAATCACTGTTATGGAGTTGGTTGCGAAGTCGATTCATGGCTAGGCCAGGGAGTTGATGTTGTGGTTAATGGTTCTCGTGGTTACCTTGAGCAAGCACTTGAGCGTTACGGCGAAGTACTGATTCCTGTTGTGATTGATGTATCTAACGATGTTCTGGAAAAGCGGCTAAGAATACGTGGTCGAGAAAGCGATGATGACATTGAGCAAAGATTAAAAAGAGCCAATGAGTTTCGCACTATTTCACTGCCAGAAAACGCTTTGATACTGGATAACAGTGGTAGCTTGACAGATACCGTTAACCAATTTTTGGAACAAATGGTGACGGTATGA
- the phnL gene encoding phosphonate C-P lyase system protein PhnL, whose protein sequence is MISAKNVAKTFVLHNQNGVELPVLKGADLSVNSGECVILHGHSGSGKSTFLRSLYGNYKVDSGSICVRFGKQENESIDLVTATPRQIVQLRQQTLGYVSQFLSVIPRVSAIDVVMEPLLSKGVSYDECYQKAAYLLTRLNVPEHLWQLAPATFSGGEQQRVNIARGFIMDYPILLLDEPTASLDKTNSEVVIDLIQQAKNKGAAIVGIFHDPYARDAVADRLHNMNSKDV, encoded by the coding sequence ATGATTTCAGCAAAGAATGTCGCGAAGACGTTTGTTCTGCACAACCAAAATGGCGTTGAGTTACCGGTTCTGAAAGGCGCGGATCTCTCAGTAAACTCCGGTGAGTGCGTCATTTTACATGGTCACTCAGGGTCAGGGAAAAGTACTTTTTTGCGCTCCCTTTATGGAAACTACAAAGTTGATTCTGGTTCTATCTGTGTTCGTTTTGGTAAGCAGGAAAATGAGAGCATTGATTTGGTCACAGCGACACCGCGTCAGATTGTCCAGCTAAGACAGCAAACGCTGGGCTATGTGAGTCAGTTTTTATCTGTTATTCCAAGGGTGTCCGCCATTGATGTTGTGATGGAACCATTACTAAGCAAAGGCGTCAGCTATGACGAGTGTTATCAAAAGGCTGCATACCTTCTGACTCGCCTAAATGTGCCTGAACACCTGTGGCAATTAGCCCCGGCGACGTTTTCTGGTGGCGAGCAACAACGAGTAAATATTGCCCGCGGATTCATCATGGATTACCCAATTCTGTTATTAGATGAACCCACCGCTTCTCTCGATAAAACCAACAGTGAAGTGGTCATCGACCTGATTCAACAAGCGAAAAATAAAGGCGCAGCTATCGTGGGTATTTTCCATGACCCATACGCTCGTGATGCCGTGGCAGATCGCCTACATAATATGAATTCAAAGGACGTTTAA